A single region of the Lactobacillus xylocopicola genome encodes:
- the pknB gene encoding Stk1 family PASTA domain-containing Ser/Thr kinase, with the protein MITKGYLLGDRYRIVDTLGEGGMANVYLAEDIILERKVAVKILRLDLQKEPQTLARFQREALATSELSHPNIVMVLDVSTDHGIPYMVMEYVDGPDLKEYIRQNSPLDLHNVIRIMNQILSAMTLAHKHNVIHRDLKPQNILMDKRGNIKIADFGIAVALNQNSVTQTNSVVGSVHYMSPEQTRGGMVTKQSDIYSLGIILYELITGSVPFSGDSAVSVALKHAQEPIPAIKQKDTKVPQALENVVLKATAKNPRDRYYSASEMKADLDTSLDPARANEPIFSANDGLNNDETIILPNFKLNNDAGPDRDEAKQADQEKDQETTKQALQAGKFQNLRNHKWWWLFIGLAAILVVGLMVFVLSNRNGGEVRIPDVTNLTERSARAKLESVGLKVGRIKHRESNSIDQGRVIETRPTAGEQIKRGRIIDLYISAGAGMARVPDVTGDDYQEAVDKLEKMGFEVIKESRFSASVPANHVISQSIAAGVEVKPNQTTITLSVSKGQNDHLRDTIKLPNLKNRSLKEAKEYARQHGLTLQVSQTYSDKVKKGMIVEMSPNPGTRVPRGSTITISVSEGAKKKSDDTTIRTFSVTYEKDENNDEDHQGNHVQIYIADDNHSASNVYRDLYIKRDMNFSIPFHLKEGAGSLRVVRDGQTILNQKVSK; encoded by the coding sequence ATGATCACCAAGGGTTACTTACTAGGAGACCGCTATCGTATCGTTGATACACTGGGTGAGGGCGGCATGGCCAATGTCTATTTGGCTGAAGACATTATTTTAGAACGTAAAGTTGCCGTCAAAATCTTGCGTTTGGATTTACAAAAGGAACCCCAGACCCTGGCCCGTTTTCAGCGGGAGGCTTTGGCGACTAGTGAATTAAGTCATCCTAATATTGTGATGGTCTTAGATGTGTCGACCGATCACGGTATTCCATATATGGTCATGGAATATGTTGATGGTCCAGACCTTAAAGAGTATATCAGGCAAAATTCGCCACTGGATTTGCATAATGTTATCCGCATTATGAATCAAATATTGAGCGCAATGACCTTAGCCCACAAGCATAACGTAATTCATCGTGACCTTAAGCCGCAAAATATTCTGATGGATAAGCGCGGCAATATCAAAATTGCCGACTTTGGTATTGCCGTAGCATTGAACCAAAATTCTGTCACGCAAACAAATTCTGTAGTAGGTTCGGTTCACTATATGTCACCCGAACAGACTCGCGGAGGCATGGTAACTAAGCAATCTGATATCTATTCCTTGGGCATAATCCTGTATGAGTTAATTACGGGTTCAGTACCCTTTAGTGGTGACTCTGCAGTCTCAGTGGCACTAAAGCACGCCCAGGAACCAATTCCAGCAATTAAGCAAAAGGACACTAAGGTTCCCCAGGCTCTTGAAAATGTTGTGCTTAAAGCAACAGCCAAAAATCCCCGTGACCGTTATTATTCAGCCAGTGAAATGAAGGCAGATTTAGACACAAGTCTTGATCCGGCACGGGCTAATGAACCAATCTTTTCTGCTAATGATGGGCTGAATAATGACGAAACGATTATTTTGCCTAATTTCAAGCTTAATAATGATGCTGGTCCAGACCGAGACGAGGCCAAGCAGGCAGACCAAGAAAAAGACCAGGAAACTACCAAGCAGGCGCTCCAGGCCGGTAAATTTCAAAATTTACGTAACCATAAGTGGTGGTGGCTGTTTATCGGTTTGGCTGCAATACTGGTTGTTGGGTTGATGGTATTTGTGCTGTCTAACCGTAATGGCGGTGAGGTACGCATTCCTGATGTGACCAACTTAACTGAAAGAAGTGCGCGGGCTAAACTAGAAAGCGTGGGGTTAAAGGTTGGCCGTATCAAGCATCGTGAGTCTAACAGTATTGATCAAGGCCGAGTAATTGAGACTAGGCCAACTGCAGGTGAACAAATTAAGCGCGGCCGGATAATTGACCTTTATATTTCCGCTGGTGCCGGCATGGCCCGTGTACCCGACGTTACCGGTGATGATTACCAAGAAGCGGTCGATAAGCTGGAAAAGATGGGCTTTGAAGTTATTAAGGAGAGTCGCTTTTCTGCTAGCGTTCCCGCCAATCATGTCATTAGCCAGAGTATCGCTGCTGGGGTTGAGGTTAAACCGAACCAGACCACAATTACGCTGAGTGTGTCCAAAGGACAAAATGACCACCTGAGAGACACCATTAAACTGCCTAATCTAAAAAATCGCTCACTTAAAGAGGCTAAAGAATATGCACGTCAGCATGGCCTAACCTTGCAAGTCAGTCAGACTTATTCTGATAAGGTCAAGAAGGGGATGATCGTGGAGATGAGTCCTAACCCAGGTACCAGGGTACCACGTGGCAGCACCATTACCATTAGTGTCTCTGAAGGTGCAAAGAAAAAGAGTGATGATACGACGATTAGGACGTTCTCAGTCACTTACGAAAAAGATGAAAATAATGATGAAGACCACCAAGGCAATCATGTGCAAATCTATATTGCCGACGACAACCACTCGGCCAGCAATGTTTACCGTGACCTTTATATTAAGCGAGACATGAACTTTTCTATTCCGTTCCACCTAAAGGAAGGTGCGGGCTCCTTGCGGGTTGTCCGTGATGGTCAAACGATTTTGAACCAGAAGGTAAGCAAATAA
- a CDS encoding Stp1/IreP family PP2C-type Ser/Thr phosphatase, whose product MIETAFASSIGRIRKSNQDFVQVFKNKKGATMAVVCDGMGGHQGGDVASTMAVRHLGHSFSTTDFFDCQSARQWLDVQLSAENETILKTADRFPDLNGMGTTIVLAIAFKGEALIAHLGDSRAYGYTNGEFMQLVEDHSLVNELVKMGQITKQQARNHPQKNIITQSLGVSSTINPEYRQIELNDHDLILLCTDGLNNSLSDPQIQQILATKELSLKDRCHKLINEANRLGGGDNITVCLVLHEGGEQQ is encoded by the coding sequence TTGATCGAAACAGCATTTGCTTCAAGTATCGGACGGATACGGAAGAGCAATCAGGACTTTGTCCAGGTTTTTAAGAATAAAAAGGGAGCCACCATGGCGGTGGTCTGTGATGGAATGGGCGGTCACCAGGGTGGTGATGTTGCTTCAACGATGGCGGTCCGCCACCTAGGGCATAGCTTTAGTACGACTGACTTTTTTGATTGTCAAAGTGCGCGCCAATGGTTAGATGTCCAGCTGAGTGCTGAAAATGAAACTATCTTGAAGACTGCTGACCGCTTTCCTGACCTTAATGGGATGGGAACGACGATTGTGTTGGCCATCGCTTTTAAAGGCGAAGCATTGATTGCTCATTTAGGTGATTCGCGGGCCTATGGCTACACCAATGGTGAGTTTATGCAGTTGGTTGAAGACCATTCGCTAGTTAATGAATTAGTGAAGATGGGGCAGATTACCAAGCAACAGGCGCGCAATCATCCGCAAAAAAATATCATTACCCAGTCACTTGGTGTTTCTAGTACAATCAATCCGGAATATCGGCAGATCGAGCTGAACGATCATGATTTAATCTTATTATGCACGGATGGACTCAATAATTCGCTTAGTGATCCTCAAATTCAGCAGATTTTGGCGACCAAGGAGTTATCGCTCAAAGACCGTTGTCATAAGCTAATTAACGAGGCTAACCGCTTAGGTGGTGGAGATAATATCACTGTCTGTCTAGTGCTGCATGAAGGCGGTGAGCAGCAATGA
- the rpoZ gene encoding DNA-directed RNA polymerase subunit omega: MRVTYPSIDKLLDRVDSRYSLSVLAAKRAHELEDGVPEALKEYQSLKPVGKALEEIEAGKVTVDSNQIG, encoded by the coding sequence ATGAGAGTTACATATCCATCAATTGACAAATTATTAGACCGCGTGGATTCACGCTATTCATTATCTGTGCTAGCGGCAAAACGGGCACATGAGTTAGAAGACGGTGTTCCGGAGGCCTTAAAAGAATACCAATCACTAAAGCCGGTTGGTAAAGCCTTAGAAGAAATAGAAGCTGGCAAGGTTACTGTTGATTCTAATCAGATTGGTTAA
- the gmk gene encoding guanylate kinase → MAEKGLLLVLSGPSGVGKGTVKSAIVDNKVFPFEYSVSMTTRKPRPGEVDGQDYFFVSEAQFKAAIDQGQLLEYNQYVNHYYGTPLVPVKKMLAEGKDVLLEIDVNGARKVREKMPDGVFIFLTPPDLHTLHLRLENRGTEPEDVIMGRINQARTEILVMQDYDYAVVNDTVANAVDHIKAIVDAEHVSVKRVIDTYRKMVREN, encoded by the coding sequence ATGGCAGAAAAAGGTTTGTTACTTGTCCTTTCGGGACCTTCTGGAGTTGGCAAAGGAACCGTTAAAAGTGCGATTGTTGATAATAAAGTTTTTCCATTTGAATATTCGGTTTCAATGACAACTAGAAAGCCCAGACCAGGTGAGGTGGACGGTCAGGATTATTTCTTTGTCAGTGAAGCCCAATTTAAAGCGGCTATTGACCAGGGGCAGTTGCTAGAATACAACCAATACGTCAACCATTATTATGGTACCCCACTTGTACCAGTGAAAAAGATGCTGGCTGAGGGTAAAGATGTCTTACTGGAAATTGACGTGAATGGTGCCCGTAAGGTACGGGAAAAGATGCCAGATGGGGTCTTTATCTTTTTGACTCCACCGGACCTGCACACTTTGCACCTGCGCCTAGAAAACCGGGGTACGGAACCAGAAGACGTGATTATGGGTCGAATTAACCAGGCCCGTACCGAAATTTTGGTCATGCAAGACTATGACTATGCTGTGGTTAATGATACAGTGGCCAATGCGGTTGACCATATTAAGGCAATCGTAGATGCGGAACATGTTAGTGTTAAACGCGTTATTGATACTTATCGAAAAATGGTTAGGGAGAATTAA
- the priA gene encoding primosomal protein N' produces the protein MIAQIIVDIAAKQTDRIFEYHVPDELTELEVGSRVFVPFGPRKLQGFVVGLTKESHFQGKLKDLLVVVDELPPLTPELVDLSKALADEIFAYRIALLKAMLPRVMRANYRKILTPVSAAAKRLPFFSGDPVDLNKITDNKEIAYIRKLLRSGDAEVEYIVENRARVKTQSCYAAPLAVAQYRKIYEGLRANALKQQQLLMYLIEHSDDFPMLQHDLERAAGVQTGTLTAAVKKGWLKKAATEVYRDPLAEFNEQTSSPVKLRLNQEQEAALQQIKPAIENQQAQTFLLEGVTGSGKTEVYLHAISHALSAGQNALMLVPEISLTPQMVDQVRSRFGSEVAVLHSGLSEGELYDEWRRIRRGEVRVVVGARSAVFAPLTNIGLIVIDEEHEATYKQEDNPRYHARDVAIWRSKYNSCPLVLGSATPSLGSRARAQKGVYQLLQLPKRANQQALPEVQVIDLKKTNFSGTQFDLSNQLVDAIKVRLKRQEQIILMLNRRGFANFMLCRECGYVMQCPNCDLSLTMHKDTGQMQCHYCGYTIPIPQTCPNCQSPQIRFLGTGTQKVEEELQELVPEARILRMDVDTTRRKGSFKKMLDAFGDHEADILLGTQMIAKGLDFPNVTLVGVVNADTGLWLPDYNASERTFELLTQVAGRAGRSAKTGEVLIQTFNPDHYAIKLAQTQDYERFYAYEMKVRHAGNYPPYFYTVLVSVAAKKAENAAKEAFKIKTQLQQNLQRSTIILGPAPSTISRLKNQYYYQILVKYKKEDNLNSLLHQIQASAQKVKKYGLSIYIDNEPEGIM, from the coding sequence ATGATTGCGCAAATTATTGTTGACATTGCAGCTAAACAGACAGACCGCATTTTTGAATATCATGTGCCAGACGAACTAACCGAGCTTGAAGTGGGTTCGCGTGTTTTTGTACCTTTTGGTCCACGTAAATTGCAGGGCTTTGTGGTTGGCTTAACCAAAGAAAGTCACTTTCAGGGTAAGCTAAAGGATTTACTGGTGGTGGTCGATGAGCTGCCACCGCTGACGCCTGAGCTAGTTGACCTATCAAAAGCGCTAGCTGATGAGATTTTTGCTTATCGCATTGCGCTTTTGAAGGCAATGCTGCCACGGGTAATGCGCGCAAATTACCGCAAAATCTTGACACCGGTGTCAGCAGCAGCTAAGCGGCTACCTTTTTTTAGCGGTGATCCAGTAGATCTGAACAAGATTACTGATAATAAAGAAATCGCCTATATTCGCAAGCTCTTGCGCAGCGGAGACGCAGAAGTTGAATATATCGTTGAAAATCGGGCACGGGTCAAGACCCAAAGCTGCTACGCTGCACCTTTGGCGGTAGCCCAATACCGTAAAATTTATGAAGGTCTACGCGCCAATGCCTTAAAGCAGCAACAATTGTTAATGTACCTAATTGAGCACAGTGATGATTTTCCCATGCTGCAGCATGACCTGGAACGTGCTGCTGGCGTTCAAACTGGGACGCTAACTGCTGCCGTTAAAAAGGGTTGGCTGAAAAAAGCAGCAACTGAAGTCTATCGAGATCCACTGGCAGAATTCAATGAGCAAACATCGTCGCCAGTCAAGCTGCGCTTAAACCAGGAACAGGAAGCCGCTTTGCAGCAGATCAAGCCGGCAATCGAAAACCAACAAGCCCAAACTTTTTTGCTTGAAGGTGTAACTGGTAGTGGCAAAACCGAAGTTTACCTGCACGCAATCAGTCATGCCCTGTCTGCCGGTCAAAATGCTCTGATGCTTGTACCAGAAATCTCGCTGACCCCGCAGATGGTTGACCAGGTTCGGAGCCGCTTCGGCAGCGAGGTTGCTGTTTTACACAGTGGCTTGTCTGAAGGCGAACTCTACGATGAATGGCGGCGCATTCGGCGCGGCGAAGTGCGGGTCGTGGTTGGTGCCCGCAGTGCCGTTTTTGCTCCGCTAACTAATATTGGTCTGATTGTCATTGATGAAGAGCATGAAGCGACCTATAAGCAGGAGGATAACCCGCGTTACCATGCTCGAGATGTGGCTATTTGGCGGAGTAAGTATAATTCTTGTCCGTTAGTGCTGGGCAGTGCAACACCTTCATTAGGCAGTCGCGCCCGGGCACAAAAAGGCGTTTATCAACTCTTGCAACTGCCTAAGCGTGCTAACCAACAAGCGTTGCCAGAGGTTCAGGTAATTGACTTAAAAAAGACAAATTTTAGTGGAACACAATTTGATCTGTCGAATCAACTGGTTGACGCAATTAAAGTTCGCCTAAAACGGCAAGAACAGATTATCTTAATGCTTAACCGGCGAGGCTTTGCCAACTTTATGCTGTGCCGGGAATGTGGTTATGTAATGCAATGTCCCAATTGTGACCTGTCACTGACCATGCATAAAGATACGGGGCAAATGCAGTGCCACTATTGCGGTTATACGATTCCTATTCCGCAAACGTGTCCTAATTGCCAGAGCCCTCAAATTCGTTTTTTGGGAACAGGTACGCAAAAGGTAGAAGAAGAGTTGCAAGAGCTGGTGCCGGAGGCGCGGATTTTACGGATGGATGTTGATACGACCAGGCGGAAAGGCAGTTTTAAAAAGATGCTTGATGCCTTTGGTGACCACGAGGCTGATATTTTACTAGGTACCCAGATGATTGCTAAGGGGCTAGACTTTCCCAATGTCACACTGGTCGGAGTGGTTAATGCCGATACGGGTTTGTGGCTTCCTGACTACAATGCCTCCGAGCGTACTTTTGAGCTTTTGACTCAAGTTGCTGGTCGGGCTGGTCGCTCAGCCAAAACGGGTGAGGTGCTTATCCAGACCTTTAACCCCGACCACTATGCAATTAAACTGGCGCAAACGCAGGATTATGAGCGCTTTTATGCGTATGAAATGAAAGTGCGCCACGCCGGGAATTATCCGCCATACTTTTATACCGTACTTGTTTCTGTGGCCGCGAAGAAGGCTGAAAATGCAGCCAAAGAAGCTTTCAAGATCAAGACTCAACTTCAGCAGAACCTGCAGCGCTCAACCATTATCTTGGGACCGGCGCCGAGTACAATTTCACGCTTAAAAAATCAATATTATTATCAAATACTGGTAAAATATAAAAAAGAAGATAATTTAAATAGTTTATTGCATCAAATTCAGGCTTCCGCTCAGAAGGTGAAGAAGTACGGCTTAAGTATCTACATTGATAACGAGCCTGAAGGAATTATGTAA
- the rsgA gene encoding ribosome small subunit-dependent GTPase A: protein MTAEGIVVGLIAGFYDVLTSQQVVRTRARGVFRKNKLKPTVGDRVKIQIDDQGTNYLLEVFPRSNLIGRPALANVDHVLLVMSAVEPDFSLQLLDRFLTFFAWQQVAVSIYLSKGDLTGEKALTHLKSDLDYYQAIGYPVFDDWSGLAVKLPEAIGPEQIWTLAGQSGAGKSTLINHLKKDLSQETAAISTSLNRGKHTTRTVQLFNLGKGFLADTPGFSAIDLTPIKVNELGNYFVEFKRASSQCKFRTCQHLKEPKCEVKRLVELGLIKRSRYDDYLLMRTAIANGQLPEYLK, encoded by the coding sequence ATGACAGCAGAAGGTATTGTAGTCGGCTTAATAGCTGGCTTTTACGATGTTTTGACAAGCCAGCAGGTAGTTCGAACTAGGGCGCGGGGCGTTTTTCGCAAAAATAAATTGAAACCTACAGTTGGTGATCGGGTCAAAATTCAAATTGACGATCAGGGAACAAATTACTTGCTTGAAGTTTTCCCCCGTAGCAACTTGATTGGTCGACCAGCATTGGCTAACGTCGATCACGTTTTGCTAGTAATGTCAGCCGTTGAACCGGATTTTTCGCTGCAATTGCTTGATCGATTTTTAACCTTTTTTGCTTGGCAGCAGGTTGCAGTTAGTATTTACCTATCTAAGGGAGACCTGACCGGTGAAAAAGCGCTGACGCACCTTAAAAGCGACCTTGATTACTACCAAGCAATTGGTTATCCCGTTTTTGATGACTGGTCGGGTCTAGCAGTCAAGCTACCGGAAGCAATTGGCCCAGAGCAAATTTGGACACTAGCGGGTCAATCTGGGGCAGGTAAGTCGACACTGATTAACCACCTTAAAAAGGACCTAAGCCAGGAAACCGCGGCAATATCGACTAGTCTCAACCGGGGTAAGCACACGACGCGGACCGTACAATTGTTCAACCTGGGCAAGGGTTTTCTGGCTGACACCCCAGGCTTCTCTGCAATTGACCTAACTCCCATTAAGGTCAATGAACTTGGTAATTACTTTGTCGAGTTCAAACGAGCTAGTAGCCAGTGCAAGTTTCGCACCTGCCAGCACCTCAAGGAACCCAAGTGTGAGGTCAAGCGACTGGTTGAACTGGGCCTGATTAAGCGGAGTCGATACGATGACTACTTGCTAATGCGGACGGCAATTGCTAATGGCCAGTTGCCGGAGTATTTAAAATAA
- the rpe gene encoding ribulose-phosphate 3-epimerase, whose protein sequence is MIAPSILNINNLNLEADLKKAAKAGITRFHIDIMDGHFVPNLSFGPQLVSDFKHAFPNLEAEIHLMSNNPGVLVPAFVKAGADLVLLHYEAMNEAEVNGWLDYLHEHQVQAGLVLNPDTPVAVLSQFAAKLDQVLIMTVYPGFGGQKYLPESADRIQQAKQVLGTKVPLEVDGGINAQTAKLAKEAGANIFVAGSYLFCQNTIEAQLAELTEALQ, encoded by the coding sequence TTGATTGCACCTTCAATTCTAAACATTAATAATTTGAACTTAGAAGCAGATCTTAAAAAAGCGGCTAAAGCTGGCATCACCCGTTTCCATATTGATATCATGGACGGTCACTTTGTGCCGAACCTGTCCTTTGGTCCCCAACTAGTCAGTGATTTTAAACATGCCTTTCCCAACCTTGAGGCCGAGATTCACTTGATGAGCAATAATCCCGGAGTTTTAGTGCCAGCCTTTGTGAAGGCTGGGGCCGACCTAGTGCTGCTGCATTATGAGGCCATGAACGAAGCGGAAGTCAATGGATGGCTAGATTACTTGCATGAACACCAGGTGCAGGCGGGACTGGTGTTGAACCCGGACACGCCGGTTGCCGTTTTGTCCCAGTTTGCTGCTAAACTTGATCAGGTGTTGATAATGACCGTTTATCCAGGTTTTGGCGGGCAAAAATATCTTCCTGAGTCGGCTGATCGAATTCAGCAGGCTAAGCAAGTATTAGGAACAAAAGTTCCGCTTGAAGTTGATGGCGGAATTAACGCCCAAACGGCCAAACTGGCAAAGGAAGCTGGGGCCAATATTTTTGTGGCAGGTTCATACTTGTTCTGCCAAAACACGATTGAGGCACAACTTGCTGAATTAACTGAGGCATTACAATGA
- the fmt gene encoding methionyl-tRNA formyltransferase yields MTSVIFMGTPNFAVPILKGLVEHNYEIKGVVTQPDKKVGRKQIVAQTPVKQAAEELKLPVFQPDRLPRSPELAELIDLHADLIVTAAYGQFLPTKFLKSVKIAAVNVHGSLLPKYRGGAPIQYALLKGEAETGVTIMEMVKEMDAGAIYAQKVLKIKAADTTGTLFDKLSLLGRDLLLETLPRIIADPTDKTPQNQDQVTFSPNISKDQEQIKVTMTALAANNLIRALNPSPGAYLVIDGKRLKVWRAKVNSQKTNLPAGSLVAKDGRFALSFAQGTVLDLVEVQPAGKKQMPVKNFLNGQGSKFTVGEKIVDD; encoded by the coding sequence ATGACATCAGTGATTTTTATGGGAACGCCAAACTTTGCGGTACCAATTTTAAAGGGACTTGTTGAACATAACTATGAAATTAAGGGCGTTGTTACCCAGCCTGACAAAAAAGTGGGTCGTAAGCAAATAGTGGCCCAAACACCCGTTAAGCAGGCGGCGGAAGAGTTGAAATTACCCGTTTTTCAACCAGATAGATTACCCCGTTCACCAGAGCTGGCGGAACTTATTGACCTGCATGCTGACTTAATTGTAACTGCTGCTTACGGTCAGTTTTTGCCTACCAAGTTTTTGAAATCGGTCAAGATTGCTGCAGTGAACGTTCACGGGTCGCTGCTCCCCAAGTATCGCGGAGGGGCACCAATTCAGTATGCCTTGCTCAAGGGTGAAGCGGAAACCGGTGTAACTATTATGGAGATGGTCAAGGAAATGGATGCTGGTGCTATTTACGCGCAAAAAGTGCTTAAAATTAAGGCAGCTGACACGACTGGCACGCTCTTTGATAAGTTATCGCTGCTTGGTCGCGACTTGCTACTTGAGACCCTGCCGCGAATTATTGCAGATCCGACGGACAAAACTCCGCAAAATCAGGATCAGGTAACCTTTTCGCCAAACATTAGCAAGGACCAAGAACAAATCAAGGTGACGATGACCGCTCTAGCAGCTAATAACCTCATTAGAGCGCTGAATCCCAGCCCGGGAGCGTATTTGGTGATTGATGGCAAACGGCTCAAAGTTTGGCGGGCCAAGGTTAATTCGCAAAAAACTAACCTGCCGGCTGGTAGTTTAGTTGCAAAAGACGGCCGTTTCGCCCTCAGTTTTGCCCAAGGTACAGTTTTAGATCTGGTTGAAGTGCAGCCTGCAGGAAAAAAGCAAATGCCAGTGAAAAACTTTTTGAACGGCCAGGGTAGCAAGTTTACAGTAGGAGAAAAAATTGTCGACGACTAA
- the rsmB gene encoding 16S rRNA (cytosine(967)-C(5))-methyltransferase RsmB, with protein MSTTKSARAVALATLIRVWRDGSYSNISLNNSFRSSDLSQTDRNFTTRLVYGTIQEKIYLEFQLQDLVKTKLKEDYLWPLLLMSAYQLLFMDKVPNRAVLNEANILAKQFGKPHSTGFKIVNGILRALLRRGRVLPQVTAPDYLVVKESMPVWLVQYLVDHWGAERAASILASVNEPAKNTVRISQLVSATEVVTALNDLGFAPCESQMTAQEVVLDHGGISDSELFKEGKLTIQDEAASLAVSAFNFTGDEEVLDACSAPGGKTIQLAEQLSAGRVTALDIHQNKLRLVQKSSQRMNVASKVKTQKMDARFAKEVFQPGQFDKILVDAPCSGLGLLRRKPEIRYNKSLADLTKLQKVQLAILNQVSSLLNDKGELVYSTCTFTVEEDEYVVQAFLSDNPQFKLQPFETGKIAAPNGMVKILPDEYGSDGFFIAKFVVRG; from the coding sequence TTGTCGACGACTAAAAGTGCTCGTGCTGTCGCCTTAGCAACTTTAATCCGTGTCTGGCGTGACGGCTCATATTCAAATATTAGTTTAAATAATAGTTTTCGCTCCTCTGACTTGTCGCAGACAGATCGTAATTTCACGACTCGCCTGGTTTACGGTACAATCCAAGAAAAAATCTATTTAGAGTTCCAGCTGCAAGATTTGGTTAAAACCAAGCTCAAGGAAGATTACCTGTGGCCATTATTGTTAATGTCGGCTTACCAGTTGCTTTTTATGGACAAGGTACCCAACCGGGCAGTCTTAAATGAGGCCAACATACTGGCCAAGCAATTTGGCAAACCACACTCTACTGGTTTTAAGATTGTCAACGGTATTCTACGTGCCTTGCTCAGACGGGGCAGGGTGCTGCCGCAGGTGACGGCACCTGACTACTTGGTGGTTAAGGAGAGCATGCCCGTTTGGCTAGTCCAGTATTTGGTGGACCATTGGGGCGCGGAGCGGGCGGCCAGCATTCTGGCCAGTGTCAATGAACCAGCCAAAAACACCGTACGGATTTCCCAATTAGTTTCGGCTACAGAGGTCGTAACCGCACTGAACGACTTGGGTTTTGCTCCCTGTGAATCGCAAATGACCGCCCAAGAAGTTGTTTTAGACCATGGCGGAATCAGTGATTCAGAGCTGTTCAAAGAAGGAAAATTGACAATTCAAGACGAAGCTGCTAGTTTAGCAGTGAGTGCATTCAATTTCACTGGGGATGAAGAGGTACTTGACGCATGTAGCGCTCCGGGCGGCAAAACCATTCAGCTGGCTGAACAATTGTCCGCAGGGCGAGTTACTGCCCTAGATATTCACCAAAACAAACTGCGTTTAGTGCAAAAAAGCAGTCAGAGAATGAATGTTGCAAGTAAAGTAAAAACTCAGAAAATGGATGCCAGATTCGCAAAAGAGGTCTTTCAACCGGGGCAATTTGACAAAATATTGGTTGATGCGCCATGTTCAGGATTAGGTCTGTTGCGGCGCAAACCGGAAATCAGGTATAACAAGAGTCTTGCTGATTTGACTAAGTTGCAAAAAGTGCAGCTGGCAATTCTAAATCAGGTAAGTTCACTTTTGAATGATAAAGGCGAGTTAGTTTATTCTACTTGCACTTTTACGGTTGAAGAGGATGAGTATGTGGTCCAAGCCTTTTTAAGCGATAATCCCCAATTTAAGTTGCAACCGTTTGAGACCGGGAAAATTGCTGCTCCTAACGGTATGGTTAAAATCCTGCCGGATGAATATGGCAGCGACGGTTTTTTCATTGCTAAATTTGTAGTGCGAGGTTAA
- a CDS encoding thiamine diphosphokinase, with the protein MRACALLGGPKTQWPTDLQAFLAARQAAGDLLIGVDRGSLLLEELNLVPDLAVGDFDSLKKTELAQIEENVPDLRYSIPEKDFTDAELATKYAFVDYQVDALTLYGATGGRLDHFLTNLLMVVKSDFSQYAENIELVDQQNELRFYWPGQHLVNRLPGYTYFGVAPLTAVTGLSITGAKYELNNYTSAVPLSFASNEFLPGQDAFDLSFAKGIVAVIQTKDIDRYQSI; encoded by the coding sequence ATGAGGGCCTGTGCACTTTTAGGGGGCCCCAAGACGCAATGGCCTACCGACCTCCAAGCATTTTTAGCCGCAAGGCAAGCAGCTGGAGACTTACTCATTGGTGTTGATCGCGGCAGTCTTTTGCTGGAAGAATTGAATCTGGTTCCCGACTTGGCAGTTGGAGACTTTGACTCACTTAAGAAGACCGAATTAGCCCAAATAGAAGAGAATGTTCCCGATCTACGCTACTCGATTCCAGAAAAAGATTTTACCGATGCCGAGCTAGCAACTAAATATGCTTTTGTCGACTATCAGGTTGATGCCTTAACCTTATATGGGGCAACGGGAGGCCGGCTCGATCATTTTTTAACTAATCTTCTGATGGTAGTTAAGTCAGATTTTAGTCAATATGCCGAGAATATCGAGTTGGTCGACCAGCAAAATGAGCTACGTTTTTACTGGCCGGGTCAGCACCTGGTTAACCGCCTGCCAGGGTATACCTATTTTGGTGTTGCCCCCTTAACAGCAGTTACTGGCCTGAGCATTACCGGTGCTAAGTACGAGCTGAATAACTATACTAGTGCAGTTCCACTTTCTTTTGCCTCAAACGAGTTTCTACCGGGCCAGGATGCATTTGACTTGTCTTTTGCTAAAGGCATTGTGGCAGTCATTCAAACTAAGGATATTGACCGGTACCAGAGTATTTGA